A portion of the Candidatus Binatia bacterium genome contains these proteins:
- a CDS encoding EamA family transporter: SAAAQIMNFAALSQGEVSAMVPLFNTTPLFAVLFSAIFLRDVEKVTFKVVLGAILMVAGVVIIAAR, encoded by the coding sequence TTTCCGCCGCCGCCCAGATCATGAACTTCGCGGCCCTGAGCCAGGGCGAGGTTTCCGCGATGGTCCCTCTCTTCAACACGACGCCGCTTTTCGCGGTGCTTTTCAGCGCGATTTTTCTGCGCGACGTCGAGAAGGTCACGTTCAAAGTCGTGCTCGGCGCGATCTTGATGGTCGCGGGCGTGGTTATTATCGCCGCACGGTAA